One window from the genome of Anopheles coluzzii chromosome X, AcolN3, whole genome shotgun sequence encodes:
- the LOC120955894 gene encoding achaete-scute complex protein T3-like, with product MAAAVRSMALSQNLHNIMPGNCGLALQQKPIGSGQLTSSSAASLLGKQRPLAPAPTVLGGHRANAKLPGAGPIVSSSSGSGNSSKKYAYCGLPYATPQQSASVQRRNARERNRVKQVNNGFANLRQHIPSTVVTALTNGARGANKKLSKVDTLRLAVEYIRSLQRMLDENGGELPSNKQQQQLTSASSTNQLSNSSLCSASSGSSTYYGTMSEPSNASSPAPSHLSDHSSHGGTSGGGGCYAPIAGGFKHEPYDIYVDPSSSPTPSFGSDHGIGGVTSSSVHLHTGGHSTVLGSATDNNNYILAQQQQQHHHHHQHQPQQQHQQQYHSHPHHTPVQFKTELHDNTQYDEELSPQNPDDEELLDYISWWQQQ from the coding sequence ATGGCAGCAGCTGTGCGCAGTATGGCACTCAGCCAAAATCTACACAACATTATGCCGGGCAACTGTGGGCTGGCGCTGCAGCAGAAACCGATCGGTTCCGGACAGTTGACCAGCAGCTCGGCCGCTTCCCTGCTCGGCAAGCAGCGGCCACTTGCGCCGGCCCCAACCGTGCTGGGCGGCCACCGGGCCAACGCGAAGCTGCCCGGTGCCGGCCCGAtagtgagcagcagcagcggcagcggcaacagcagcaagaagTACGCCTACTGCGGGCTGCCGTACGCGACCCCGCAACAATCAGCCTCAGTACAGCGGCGCAATGCTCGCGAGCGGAACCGTGTCAAGCAGGTGAACAATGGGTTCGCGAACCTGCGCCAGCACATCCCATCAACCGTGGTGACCGCGCTGACGAATGGGGCGCGCGGCGCCAACAAGAAGCTCAGCAAGGTTGACACACTGCGGCTGGCGGTCGAGTACATCCGCAGCCTGCAGCGCATGCTGGACGAGAACGGTGGCGAGCTGCCGtccaacaagcagcagcagcaactcaCCAGCGCCTCCAGCACCAATCAACTGTCGAACAGCTCACTCTGCTCGGCCTCCTCGGGCAGCTCCACCTACTACGGCACGATGTCGGAACCGTCGAACGCGTCCTCGCCGGCACCGTCCCATCTGTCCGACCACTCGTCGCACGGTGGCactagcggcggcggcggctgttACGCACCAATCGCCGGCGGCTTCAAGCACGAACCGTACGACATCTACGTCGATCCGTCCAGCTCGCCGACACCGTCGTTCGGTTCGGACCATGGCATTGGCGGTGTTACGTCTTCGTCTGTGCATCTGCATACCGGCGGCCACTCGACGGTGCTAGGTTCGGCGACCGACAACAATAACTACATCCttgcccagcagcagcagcagcaccaccaccaccatcagcatcagccccaacagcaacaccagcagcagtaccacAGTCATCCTCACCACACACCGGTACAGTTCAAGACCGAGCTGCACGACAACACGCAGTACGACGAGGAGCTGAGCCCTCAGAATCCCGACGACGAGGAACTGCTCGACTACATCTCctggtggcagcagcagtaa
- the LOC120955884 gene encoding cytochrome P450 4g15-like codes for MGIETIPERMAMDETVPGSWVLSVTVATVLLLVAGTLFHLWMQTRRYVQLGNLIPGPVAYPLIGNANMLLGKTHNQIMEKAMELSYIYGTVARGWLGYHLVVFLTEPADVEIILNSYVHLEKSSEYRFFKPWLGDGLLISSGDKWKSHRKLIAPAFHQNVLKTFIDVFNDNSLAVVKRMSKEVGHVFDCHDYMSEVTVDILLETAMGSTRTGENKEGFEYAMAVMKMCDILHKRQLKIHLRLDPLFNLTGVKKEQERLLQIIHGLTRKVVREKKQLYERQMAEGKMPSPSLTEIIGKEEKPGEGQLGGSPAFISQGSMLRDDLDDNDENDIGEKRRLAFLDLMIETANNGANISDEEIKEEVDTIMFEGHDTTAAGSSFVLCLLGIHQHVQEQVYAELRQIFGDSKRKATFGDTLEMKYLERVIFETLRMFPPVPMIARKINEDVQLASKNYTIPAGTTVVIGTYKIHRREDLYPHPETFNPDNFLPERTQNRHYYSYIPFSAGPRSCVGRKYAMLKLKVLLSTVLRHYRVVSNLTEKDFKLQADIILKRTDGFQIQLEPRA; via the exons ATGGGCATTGAAACGATCCCGGAGCGCATGGCGATGGACGAGACGGTCCCGGGCAGCTGGGTCCTGTCGGTCACGGTGGcgaccgtgctgctgctggtggccggCACACTCTTCCACCTCTGGATGCAAACGCGCCGGTACGTGCAGCTCGGCAACCTGATACCGGGCCCGGTCGCCTACCCACTGATCGGGAACGCAAATATGCTACTCGGGAAGACGCACAATCAAATCATGGAGAAGGCGATGGAGCTGAGCTACATCTACGGCACGGTAGCGCGCGGCTGGCTCGGCTACCATTTGGTCGTCTTCCTGACCGAACCGGCCGACGTCGAGATCATCCTGAATAGCTACGTGCATCTAGAGAAGTCGAGCGAGTACCGCTTTTTCAAGCCCTGGCTCGGCGACGGACTGCTGATCAGCTCGGGCGACAAGTGGAAGTCGCACAGGAAGCTGATCGCGCCCGCCTTCCACCAGAACGTGCTGAAAACGTTCATCGACGTGTTCAACGACAACAGTCTCGCGGTGGTGAAGCGCATGTCCAAGGAGGTCGGCCACGTGTTCGACTGTCACGACTACATGAGCGAGGTGACGGTGGACATTCTGCTCGAGACGGCGATGGGATCGACGCGTACGGGCGAAAACAAGGAAGGGTTCGAGTACGCGATGGCTGTCATGAA AATGTGTGACATCCTGCACAAGCGCCAACTGAAGATCCACCTGCGCCTGGACCCACTGTTCAACTTGACCGGCGTCAAGAAGGAACAGGAGCGCCTGCTGCAGATCATCCACGGCCTAACGCGCAAGGTGGTGCGCGAGAAGAAGCAACTGTACGAGCGCCAGATGGCCGAGGGCAAGATGCCGTCCCCGTCGCTGACGGAGATCATCGGCAAGGAGGAGAAGCCGGGCGAGGGCCAGCTCGGCGGTTCGCCGGCCTTCATCTCGCAAGGCTCGATGCTGCGGGACGATCTGGACGACAACGACGAGAACGACATCGGGGAGAAGCGCCGGCTCGCCTTCCTCGAcctgatgattgagacagccAACAACGGGGCGAACATTAGCGACGAGGAGATCAAGGAGGAGGTGGACACGATCATGTTCGAGGGCCACGATACGACGGCGGCCGGTTCGAGCTTCGTGCTGTGTCTGCTCGGCATCCATCAGCACGTGCAGGAGCAGGTGTACGCGGAGCTGCGCCAGATCTTTGGCGATTCGAAACGGAAGGCCACCTTCGGCGACACGCTCGAGATGAAGTACCTGGAGCGGGTAATCTTCGAGACGCTGCGCATGTTCCCGCCGGTGCCGATGATTGCGCGCAAGATCAACGAGGACGTGCAGCTCGCGTCGAAAAACTACACGATCCCGGCTGGCACGACCGTCGTGATCGGCACGTACAAGATCCACCGGCGCGAGGACCTGTACCCCCATCCGGAAACGTTCAACCCGGACAACTTCCTGCCGGAGCGTACCCAGAACCGCCACTACTACAGCTACATCCCGTTCAGTGCTGGCCCCCGAAGCTGTGTGG GTCGAAAGTATGCGATGCTCAAGCTGAAGGTGCTGCTGTCTACGGTACTGCGACACTATCGCGTTGTCTCCAACCTGACCGAGAAGGACTTTAAGCTGCAGGCCGACATCATCCTGAAGCGCACGGACGGGTTCCAGATTCAGCTGGAGCCGAGGGCATGA